One window from the genome of Jeotgalibaca sp. MA1X17-3 encodes:
- a CDS encoding SulP family inorganic anion transporter, whose translation MLLSLRKDEWFGNVKNDILGGLVTSIALIPEVIGFAIIAGINPITALFASVITIVVTSVTGGRPGMVSAAAGSMALVMVTLIKNYGVEYMIAATILTGFIQLTLGYLGIQKFMKFIPKPVMLGFVNALALLIFIAQIQQLGGKNSWTYIMVLVTIAMMYLIPKLTKVIPPALVVILLMTTLVFLFPLGVQTVGDLGDMNGTLPFLSIPAIPFSIETLKIILPTSIALAMVGLIESLLTLPLIDDMTGTVGNSQKEVKSQGLANIITGFFGGQAGCAMIGQAVINVKSGGLKRLSTLTAGMSLLFMILFLRDTMVQIPTAALIGIMITVSFETFDWKSFGYVRDVPFTESIVMLVTVGIVVYTHNLAIGIAIGVLMSAIIFMSKLSKIEIIQSGKTIKIIGQLFFASTHSFKDVMESIQVEEEVILDFTGSQIWDDSGVEAVYESIQKLKSEHVNVRVKGLTTHNLKLDGRLKEYMYE comes from the coding sequence ATGTTATTAAGTTTAAGAAAAGATGAATGGTTTGGGAATGTCAAAAATGATATTCTGGGTGGCTTAGTTACATCTATTGCACTAATTCCTGAAGTAATTGGATTTGCAATTATTGCTGGAATTAATCCAATCACAGCATTATTTGCTTCAGTAATTACCATTGTTGTTACTTCTGTTACAGGTGGTCGTCCAGGTATGGTCTCTGCCGCTGCAGGGTCTATGGCTTTGGTAATGGTTACCCTTATAAAAAATTATGGTGTGGAATATATGATAGCTGCAACCATTTTAACGGGTTTTATTCAATTAACGCTTGGATATTTAGGTATTCAGAAATTTATGAAATTTATTCCGAAGCCTGTTATGTTAGGATTTGTTAATGCATTAGCATTGCTGATTTTTATTGCACAGATTCAACAATTGGGTGGGAAAAATTCTTGGACATACATTATGGTATTGGTTACCATTGCAATGATGTATTTAATTCCTAAGCTCACTAAAGTAATCCCTCCAGCGCTCGTTGTTATTCTTTTAATGACAACATTAGTATTTCTTTTTCCTTTAGGTGTTCAAACAGTTGGTGACTTAGGTGATATGAATGGTACGCTACCTTTTCTTTCTATTCCAGCAATTCCATTTTCAATAGAAACCTTAAAAATTATTTTACCAACTTCAATCGCTCTTGCAATGGTTGGGTTAATAGAATCTCTTTTAACATTACCGTTGATAGATGATATGACAGGTACCGTTGGAAATAGTCAAAAAGAAGTGAAATCTCAAGGGTTAGCAAATATAATTACAGGATTTTTTGGTGGACAAGCTGGGTGTGCAATGATTGGACAAGCAGTCATTAACGTTAAATCTGGTGGTTTGAAAAGATTATCAACCCTTACTGCGGGAATGAGTCTCTTGTTTATGATTTTATTTTTAAGAGATACCATGGTTCAAATTCCTACAGCAGCCTTAATTGGAATTATGATCACTGTTTCTTTTGAAACATTTGATTGGAAAAGTTTTGGTTATGTAAGAGATGTACCTTTTACTGAAAGTATTGTTATGTTAGTAACAGTAGGGATTGTTGTGTACACTCATAATCTAGCAATCGGAATTGCTATTGGTGTTTTAATGAGTGCCATTATATTTATGTCTAAACTTTCAAAAATAGAAATCATTCAATCCGGAAAAACCATAAAAATTATTGGACAACTATTTTTTGCTTCCACTCATTCATTTAAGGATGTAATGGAATCCATTCAAGTTGAAGAAGAAGTAATTTTAGATTTCACGGGTTCTCAAATATGGGATGATTCTGGTGTAGAAGCTGTCTATGAGAGTATTCAAAAATTGAAATCTGAACATGTAAATGTCCGAGTGAAAGGGTTAACTACACATAACCTAAAATTAGACGGACGCTTAAAAGAATATATGTATGAGTAA
- the pcp gene encoding pyroglutamyl-peptidase I, protein MKILVAAFDPFGGEKINPALEAVKKLEDTIAGAEIVKLEIPTVFQKSGEVLRKKALEVKPDMILCVGQAGGRFALTPERVAINQDDARIKDNEGNQPIDVPIKEDGAPAYFATLPIKAMAAKIKEAGVPSAVSNSAGTFVCNHIMYQALYLSAKELNNIPAGFIHVPYIPEQVVDKPEKPAMSLDDIAKGLTAALEAMVEYAGKEDLKLVGGTTH, encoded by the coding sequence ATGAAAATTTTAGTAGCAGCATTTGATCCGTTTGGCGGAGAAAAAATAAATCCAGCTTTGGAAGCTGTAAAGAAATTAGAAGATACGATTGCTGGAGCAGAAATTGTGAAGTTAGAAATTCCAACTGTTTTCCAAAAATCAGGAGAAGTTCTACGAAAGAAAGCATTGGAAGTTAAACCTGACATGATTTTATGTGTGGGACAAGCAGGGGGACGCTTTGCTTTAACTCCTGAACGAGTAGCTATCAACCAAGATGATGCTCGTATTAAAGACAACGAAGGAAATCAACCGATTGATGTTCCAATCAAAGAAGATGGTGCACCAGCATACTTTGCAACTTTGCCTATTAAGGCGATGGCTGCCAAAATTAAAGAAGCAGGAGTTCCTTCTGCGGTTTCTAATTCAGCTGGAACGTTTGTATGTAACCATATTATGTACCAAGCATTGTATTTGTCAGCTAAAGAATTAAACAATATTCCTGCAGGATTTATCCATGTTCCTTATATTCCAGAACAAGTTGTGGATAAACCTGAAAAACCAGCAATGAGTCTAGATGATATTGCAAAAGGCCTAACTGCTGCACTAGAAGCAATGGTCGAATACGCTGGAAAAGAAGATCTGAAACTAGTTGGCGGTACTACTCATTAA
- a CDS encoding universal stress protein — MDKIMIAYDGSTHSFASIEEVKKLKKGFPLVKIVILHVTDIADLKDQALSLSDDAKVRKYHREQKIKEELAGLLDEEEYTIELLYGDPATEILGHIKKNPTDLLVLGTRGLNAIQEFVMGSVSHKVVKYATVPVLIVK, encoded by the coding sequence ATGGATAAAATTATGATTGCTTATGACGGTTCTACTCATTCGTTTGCTTCAATTGAAGAAGTAAAAAAATTAAAAAAAGGGTTTCCTCTTGTAAAGATAGTGATTTTACATGTAACAGATATTGCAGATTTAAAAGATCAAGCTCTTTCTTTGTCCGATGATGCAAAAGTTAGAAAATACCATCGAGAACAAAAAATTAAAGAAGAGTTAGCTGGATTATTAGATGAAGAAGAATACACCATCGAATTACTATATGGAGACCCAGCAACAGAAATTTTAGGACATATTAAGAAGAATCCAACAGACTTACTAGTATTGGGAACTCGTGGTCTAAATGCCATTCAAGAATTTGTTATGGGAAGTGTAAGCCATAAAGTGGTGAAGTATGCTACTGTGCCAGTCTTGATTGTTAAATAA
- a CDS encoding DUF979 domain-containing protein, whose amino-acid sequence MNLDSVKEFLSEVSAFLQLHIPEFLEFFFVLVGLQLLYTAYRVLRQKDHPAKIGTALFWIFLGILFAGGKVVPAEVSGIILFGIGILTLLKQVKLGKVESNTAEEQEKYASKYGNKIFIPAILLAFTAVAIAQFTPLGGQVGIGAAAVISLMVAMILFKASPKLMLSQSDRMVQQVGSVGILPQLLAALGVLFTAAGVGDVISDLISGFVPEGNQLIGVIAYVLGMVIFTMIMGNAFAAFTVITAGIGIPFVIAQGADPVIAGALAMTAGFSGTLMTPMAANFNALPAALLEMKNPNGVIKAQTPMALILIVIHIALMYFWAF is encoded by the coding sequence ATGAATCTAGATTCTGTTAAAGAATTTTTAAGTGAAGTATCTGCTTTTCTACAATTACATATCCCAGAATTTCTTGAATTTTTCTTTGTACTTGTTGGGCTTCAATTATTATATACTGCCTATCGTGTTCTTCGTCAAAAAGATCATCCGGCTAAAATCGGTACAGCTCTTTTCTGGATCTTTTTAGGAATATTATTTGCAGGTGGGAAAGTAGTTCCTGCTGAAGTAAGTGGGATCATTCTTTTTGGAATTGGTATTTTAACGTTGTTAAAACAAGTTAAGTTAGGAAAAGTAGAATCAAACACTGCCGAAGAACAAGAAAAATATGCTTCTAAATATGGTAATAAAATTTTCATACCAGCCATTTTACTAGCTTTTACAGCAGTTGCCATTGCACAGTTTACTCCACTTGGTGGGCAAGTTGGAATTGGAGCAGCAGCCGTTATTTCTTTAATGGTTGCAATGATTTTATTTAAAGCTTCACCAAAACTAATGTTGAGTCAGTCCGATCGAATGGTTCAACAAGTTGGTTCTGTAGGGATTCTACCTCAGTTATTAGCGGCTCTCGGAGTTTTATTTACGGCAGCAGGGGTAGGCGATGTCATTTCTGATTTGATTTCTGGTTTTGTTCCAGAAGGAAATCAATTAATTGGAGTGATTGCTTATGTGTTAGGAATGGTTATTTTCACAATGATTATGGGGAATGCCTTTGCGGCGTTTACTGTCATTACTGCTGGAATTGGTATTCCATTTGTTATTGCCCAAGGTGCTGATCCTGTTATAGCAGGAGCCTTAGCAATGACAGCTGGATTTAGTGGAACTTTAATGACACCAATGGCAGCTAACTTTAATGCATTGCCAGCCGCGTTGTTAGAGATGAAGAATCCAAATGGCGTTATTAAAGCTCAAACACCGATGGCTCTTATCTTAATTGTTATTCATATTGCTCTTATGTATTTTTGGGCATTTTAA
- a CDS encoding DUF969 domain-containing protein, translated as MEWIRLIGIVIIVIGFVLKLDTIAVVLIAALVTGLVSGISFMEILAILGEAFVNNRLVTLFFLTLPMIGLSEHFGLKSQATNLIKKMKSLTSGRMLTLYQFIRELAAFFSIRVQGQTQFVRPIVDPMVQAASKLKYDHVEEEDVEILKAKSAASENIGNFFAQNTFIASSGTLLIAGTMESLGYDISPVAVAQASIPIALIALALAATNNYLLDKRLDRKYGKRNHSKKEGSK; from the coding sequence ATGGAATGGATTAGATTAATTGGAATTGTAATTATTGTAATTGGATTTGTATTGAAGTTGGATACAATTGCCGTTGTGTTAATAGCCGCGCTAGTTACTGGCTTAGTTTCAGGTATCTCCTTTATGGAAATCTTGGCAATTTTAGGAGAAGCATTTGTAAATAATAGATTGGTCACCTTATTCTTTCTAACCTTGCCGATGATTGGTTTATCTGAACATTTTGGGTTGAAAAGTCAAGCAACGAATCTGATTAAAAAAATGAAGAGTTTAACTTCTGGAAGAATGCTGACTCTTTATCAATTTATTCGAGAATTAGCTGCATTTTTCTCTATACGAGTACAAGGACAGACACAATTTGTGCGTCCGATTGTAGATCCTATGGTACAAGCTGCATCTAAATTAAAATATGATCATGTTGAAGAAGAAGATGTGGAGATATTAAAAGCCAAATCAGCTGCTTCAGAAAACATTGGGAATTTCTTTGCACAAAATACCTTTATTGCCAGTTCAGGTACGCTTTTGATTGCTGGAACAATGGAATCTTTAGGATATGATATTTCCCCAGTAGCAGTTGCACAAGCATCCATTCCTATCGCGTTGATTGCATTGGCATTAGCTGCAACGAATAACTACCTCTTAGATAAGAGATTAGATCGTAAGTATGGCAAACGTAATCACTCGAAGAAGGAGGGGAGTAAATAA